In Pseudodesulfovibrio hydrargyri, a single window of DNA contains:
- a CDS encoding DNA internalization-related competence protein ComEC/Rec2 codes for MKGACWTYDESLPGLLPWQTYVLAFTVGVFAIRFTVAGVAALLLLLVAEGVLRGRECRVPVLAVALCAVFGFAYATQRTPGLPDGMPGWMAARQAVVLEGTVDRAEPRPGRRLRVILDKVRADAGQGGEPLPGKMAWFIRNPDYVPLPGQRVRTVSRVVPVHGFGNPGLWDYRWYWRRQGVFWRAWPASREKPVWSARPESSLAGMRGRLRELVADHLPQTQGGAMVLALTTGDRSRLDMATMDATRGAGLAHTLALSGLHVGFVAAMGWGLAYLAGLLWPGLLLRVPRPKLAVLLAAPLVLAYAWLGQPSASLVRASVMFGFWGVLLLQGRGRVLMDGLFFALAAIVFVSPLSLFDLGLQMSLAAVAGIGLLYPFFRFLFATRRRGVGRVFSWAAGTLAVSVCATLAIMPLVSWYFGTFSPNLLLNLVWLPVLGLAIMPLGLLGALLTGFGWTARAAGLLLGLAARLADGLLWLLDAARSSGLTPVFAVLRPLWPEMLGFALLLVTAAVCLRSTRRVPALLAGLGFVLLVAPHVFVMAEDSRDRVGLTMLDVGLGQSLVVSLPGGRRWLVDAGGGSATYDLGEAVVGPSLALGRPPRLDGIFLSHPDVDHSHGLPYLIERFEVRALYTNGMLPRGLTGERLDRALPGSGVKVSALAAGDAVDLSSGARMAVLHPDAEFAGARANERSLVLRLEREGRALALLPGDVETSGIRAMLDRGADMAAEVLVLPHHGSRRSFDSDFYAGVRPKAVLCSNGFMNRYGFPDPGVVEAASAAGAGVYSTARNGRVVCSWDGGGGPLEVRPMRDPCQECPSDIEVRVEGESGPETE; via the coding sequence GTGAAGGGTGCCTGCTGGACATATGACGAATCGCTGCCGGGCTTGTTGCCGTGGCAGACCTATGTGCTGGCGTTCACGGTCGGTGTCTTCGCGATCCGGTTCACGGTGGCCGGGGTAGCGGCGTTGTTGCTGCTCCTGGTTGCCGAGGGCGTGCTGCGCGGGCGGGAGTGCCGGGTGCCGGTGTTGGCCGTGGCCTTGTGCGCGGTCTTCGGGTTCGCCTATGCGACCCAGCGCACGCCGGGCTTGCCGGACGGGATGCCCGGCTGGATGGCGGCGCGCCAGGCCGTGGTTCTGGAGGGCACGGTGGACAGGGCCGAGCCGCGTCCGGGCCGCCGGCTGCGGGTGATTCTCGATAAGGTGCGGGCCGACGCGGGACAGGGGGGCGAGCCGTTGCCCGGGAAAATGGCCTGGTTCATCCGCAATCCCGACTATGTGCCGTTGCCCGGCCAACGGGTGCGGACCGTGTCCCGGGTGGTGCCGGTGCACGGCTTCGGCAATCCCGGGCTGTGGGATTACCGCTGGTATTGGCGGCGGCAGGGCGTTTTCTGGCGCGCCTGGCCCGCGAGCCGGGAAAAGCCGGTCTGGTCCGCGCGGCCCGAGTCGTCGCTGGCCGGGATGCGCGGGAGGTTGCGGGAGCTGGTGGCCGACCATCTGCCCCAGACACAGGGCGGGGCCATGGTCCTGGCCCTGACCACGGGCGACCGCTCCCGGCTGGACATGGCCACCATGGACGCCACGCGGGGCGCGGGTCTGGCCCATACTTTGGCTCTTTCCGGGCTGCATGTGGGGTTTGTGGCCGCCATGGGCTGGGGGCTGGCCTACCTGGCCGGACTGCTTTGGCCCGGACTGCTGCTGCGTGTGCCCAGGCCCAAGCTGGCCGTGCTCCTGGCCGCGCCCCTGGTCCTGGCCTATGCCTGGCTCGGGCAGCCGTCGGCCTCGCTCGTCCGGGCCTCGGTCATGTTCGGCTTCTGGGGCGTGCTCCTGCTCCAGGGGCGTGGCAGGGTGCTCATGGACGGGCTGTTCTTCGCTCTGGCGGCCATCGTCTTCGTCTCGCCGCTGTCCTTGTTCGATCTCGGGTTGCAGATGTCCCTGGCCGCCGTGGCCGGGATCGGGCTGCTCTATCCGTTTTTCCGGTTTCTCTTCGCCACCCGGCGCAGGGGAGTGGGGCGGGTGTTTTCGTGGGCCGCCGGCACGCTGGCGGTCAGCGTCTGCGCCACCCTGGCGATCATGCCGCTGGTCTCCTGGTATTTCGGCACGTTCAGCCCCAATCTGTTGCTCAACCTGGTCTGGCTGCCGGTTCTGGGATTGGCGATCATGCCGCTGGGGCTGCTCGGCGCGCTTTTGACCGGCTTTGGCTGGACCGCGCGGGCGGCAGGGCTGCTGCTCGGCCTTGCGGCACGCCTGGCGGACGGGCTGCTCTGGCTGCTGGACGCGGCGCGGTCGAGCGGGTTGACCCCGGTCTTTGCCGTGTTGCGGCCCCTGTGGCCCGAGATGCTCGGCTTCGCGCTGCTCCTGGTCACGGCGGCGGTCTGCCTGCGCTCGACGCGTCGGGTACCGGCGCTTTTGGCCGGGCTCGGGTTCGTCCTGCTGGTCGCGCCGCATGTCTTTGTCATGGCCGAGGACAGCCGCGACCGGGTCGGCCTGACCATGCTCGACGTGGGGCTGGGCCAGTCCCTGGTCGTCTCCCTGCCCGGCGGGCGCCGCTGGCTGGTGGACGCGGGCGGCGGGTCGGCCACCTACGACTTGGGCGAGGCCGTGGTCGGGCCGTCCCTGGCCCTGGGGCGGCCGCCCCGACTGGACGGTATCTTTCTGTCCCATCCGGACGTGGATCACAGTCATGGGCTGCCGTACCTCATCGAGCGGTTCGAAGTGAGGGCGTTGTACACCAATGGCATGCTCCCGCGCGGCCTGACCGGCGAGCGGCTGGACCGGGCCTTGCCCGGCAGCGGCGTCAAGGTCTCGGCCCTGGCCGCCGGGGATGCGGTGGACCTGTCGTCCGGCGCGCGGATGGCGGTCCTGCATCCGGACGCGGAGTTCGCCGGTGCGCGGGCCAACGAGCGGTCTCTGGTCCTGCGGCTGGAGAGGGAAGGGCGGGCGCTGGCGCTGTTGCCGGGCGACGTCGAGACCAGCGGCATCCGGGCCATGCTCGATCGGGGGGCGGACATGGCGGCCGAGGTCCTGGTACTGCCGCATCATGGCAGCCGCAGGAGTTTCGATTCGGATTTTTACGCCGGGGTGCGACCCAAGGCGGTCCTGTGCTCCAACGGCTTCATGAACCGCTACGGGTTCCCGGACCCGGGCGTGGTCGAGGCGGCTTCGGCGGCCGGGGCCGGAGTGTACTCCACGGCGCGAAACGGCCGGGTGGTCTGCTCCTGGGACGGGGGCGGAGGACCTCTCGAGGTGCGGCCCATGCGCGACCCTTGCCAGGAATGTCCGTCTGATATAGAAGTCCGAGTAGAGGGCGAATCCGGTCCCGAGACCGAATAA